A window of the Lactuca sativa cultivar Salinas chromosome 5, Lsat_Salinas_v11, whole genome shotgun sequence genome harbors these coding sequences:
- the LOC128126074 gene encoding uncharacterized protein LOC128126074, giving the protein MPRRKEPRVRPPPTPRTNRRSAPEINQTTEETPDPEEAPSATNNHQNFQMDPTMMQNMLAQGIATALATYEAARNGNTGNSGSGTPVDAQRNPKHCSYKEFMGCKPRSFYGTEGAVGLSRWIEKIEAVFHISSRPDDCRVKYATCTLMDAALTWWNNHAKTVGIAEAYAMGWEQLKLMMTKVYCPRQEIQALEQELWNPTMQGSEVAAYTSRFEDLATLCPGMVPSEDKKTERYIWGLASPVQGLVTASRPSTFDSAKQLAYELTEQCIRRGTMAPAKEKNQTGNSKRRFQGKPKGNFKHRK; this is encoded by the coding sequence ATGCCTCGACGAAAAGAACCACGAGTTCGTCCGCCACCGACTCCCCGAACTAACAGGAGAAGTGCTCCAGAGATAAATCAAACAACAGAAGAAACTCCAGACCCTGAAGAAGCCCCAAGTGCTACAAATAACCACCAAAATTTCCAAATGGATCCCACTATGATGCAAAACATGCTTGCACAAGGGATTGCTACGGCCTTGGCGACTTATGAGGCTGCTCGAAACGGGAATACTGGAAATAGCGGAAGTGGTACTCCTGTAGATGCCCAAAGAAATCCCAAACACTGCTCATACAAAGAATTCATGGGTTGTAAACCTCGATCCTTCTACGGAACTGAAGGAGCTGTTGGCCTATCCCGATGGATAGAAAAGATTGAAGCTGTCTTCCACATCAGCTCTCGCCCGGATGACTGCAGGGTTAAGTACGCTACCTGCACACTGATGGATGCTGCCTTAACTTGGTGGAACAACCATGCCAAGACCGTGGGAATTGCGGAAGCCTATGCCATGGGATGGGAACAGCTGAAACTAATGATGACTAAAGTGTATTGCCCACGGCAGGAGATTCAGGCATTAGAACAAGAACTCTGGAACCCAACCATGCAAGGATCAGAGGTAGCTGCTTATACCTCCCGATTCGAAGACCTTGCAACTCTTTGTCCCGGAATGGTGCCTTCAGAAGACAAGAAGAcggagagatacatttggggattagCATCGCCAGTCCAAGGTCTGGTTACTGCATCCAGACCCtcaacttttgacagtgccaagcaaCTGGCTTATGAGTTGACTGAACAATGTATCCGACGAGGCACCATGGCCCCCGCAAAAGAAAAGAACCAAACTGGGAATTCTAAGAGAAGGTTCCAGGGGAAGCCAAAAGGGAACTTCAAACACCGTAAGTGA